A genomic window from Luteolibacter sp. LG18 includes:
- the ilvN gene encoding acetolactate synthase small subunit: protein MNSIITTETPAAAPAIRRGAMHTLSILVNNEPGVLMRICQVFSRRGFNIDSLVVSEGRNANFSRMTIGISGNPEGLDQIIKQVSKLIDVIHCFEHTSDDSVTKEMILIKIACAEAERSQALHITSHFDGKTVDLTPASMIVMITGDSPKIDAAVTMFSQFQIIETVRTGKVVMARGEQPT from the coding sequence ATGAACTCCATCATCACCACCGAAACGCCCGCGGCCGCTCCCGCCATCCGCCGCGGCGCCATGCACACCCTCTCGATCCTCGTGAACAACGAGCCGGGCGTCCTGATGCGCATCTGCCAGGTGTTCTCCCGCCGTGGTTTCAACATCGACTCCCTCGTCGTCTCCGAAGGCCGCAACGCGAACTTCTCGCGCATGACCATCGGCATCAGCGGCAACCCGGAAGGCCTCGACCAGATCATCAAGCAGGTCTCCAAGCTCATCGACGTCATCCACTGCTTCGAGCACACCTCGGATGATTCCGTGACCAAGGAGATGATCCTCATCAAGATCGCCTGCGCCGAAGCCGAGCGCTCCCAGGCCCTCCACATCACCAGCCACTTCGACGGCAAGACCGTGGACCTCACCCCGGCCTCGATGATCGTCATGATCACCGGCGACTCGCCGAAAATCGACGCCGCGGTCACCATGTTCTCGCAGTTCCAGATCATCGAAACCGTCCGCACCGGCAAGGTCGTGATGGCCCGCGGCGAACAGCCCACTTGA
- the ilvB gene encoding biosynthetic-type acetolactate synthase large subunit has product MSTQQLDGAQALIKTLDELGIEYMFGYSGGAAIPIFDALETIKTKLKFVLVRHEQGAVHMADGYARATGKPAAVLVTSGPGAGNTVTGLMTAMMDSVPMIVISGQTVTWMLGKDAFQEADIFGITIPVVKHNYLVKDTNSLPRIAREAYHIATTGRPGPVLIDVPKDVSGAAFTGDLNPPFNLPGYDPSSDFKIDRTAIEEAAALISQAKRPVILAGQGAMIARADKELRYLAETLNAPVTSTLLGKGVFPETHALSLGMLGMHGTAYANKAMIECDLLINVGSRFDDRIIGNPSKFCATAKIIHIDIDPAEMNKMIKPDICIVGDAKAALAALNEHINPLPTSEWISKLDGYKKKYPLSYKKQGGLRMQQVIDELYELTKGEAIVSTDVGQHQMWAAQFYKNSESFHWLSSGGAGTMGFGFPAAIGAQLAHPKKTVISISGDGGFQMTLFELATAQIHKLPIKIVVLNNHYLGMVRQWQELFFDNRESGVDLIGNPDFCKLAAAYGIPSVHIKRPADVTRMLEKALAYNDGPILIHAECVKTDNVFPMIPAGAALEDMITEAPKQKMAKPIGST; this is encoded by the coding sequence ATGAGCACACAACAACTCGACGGTGCACAAGCCCTGATCAAGACGCTCGACGAGCTCGGCATCGAATACATGTTCGGCTACTCCGGCGGCGCGGCGATTCCTATCTTCGACGCGCTCGAAACGATCAAGACCAAGCTGAAGTTCGTCCTCGTCCGCCACGAACAGGGTGCCGTCCACATGGCCGATGGCTATGCCCGCGCCACTGGCAAGCCCGCCGCCGTGCTGGTGACCTCCGGCCCCGGCGCCGGCAACACCGTGACCGGCCTGATGACCGCCATGATGGACTCCGTGCCGATGATCGTGATCAGCGGCCAGACCGTGACCTGGATGCTCGGCAAGGACGCCTTCCAGGAAGCCGACATCTTCGGCATCACCATCCCGGTGGTGAAGCACAACTACCTGGTGAAGGACACCAACTCGCTGCCGCGCATCGCCCGCGAGGCCTACCACATCGCCACCACCGGCCGCCCCGGCCCGGTGCTCATCGACGTGCCGAAGGACGTGTCCGGTGCCGCCTTCACCGGTGATCTGAATCCTCCCTTCAACCTCCCGGGTTACGATCCGTCCAGCGACTTCAAGATCGACCGCACCGCCATCGAGGAAGCCGCCGCCCTGATCTCCCAGGCCAAGCGCCCGGTGATCCTCGCCGGCCAGGGCGCCATGATCGCCCGCGCCGACAAGGAGCTGCGCTACCTCGCGGAAACGCTCAACGCTCCGGTGACCTCCACCCTGCTCGGCAAGGGAGTGTTCCCGGAAACCCACGCGCTCTCGCTCGGCATGCTCGGCATGCACGGCACCGCCTACGCCAACAAGGCGATGATCGAGTGCGACCTGCTCATCAACGTGGGCTCCCGCTTCGACGACCGCATCATCGGCAATCCGTCCAAGTTCTGCGCCACCGCGAAGATCATCCACATCGACATCGACCCGGCGGAGATGAACAAGATGATCAAGCCGGACATCTGCATCGTGGGTGACGCGAAGGCCGCGCTGGCCGCGCTCAACGAGCACATCAACCCGCTTCCCACCTCCGAGTGGATCTCCAAGCTGGACGGCTACAAGAAGAAGTACCCGCTCAGCTACAAGAAGCAGGGCGGCCTGCGCATGCAGCAGGTCATCGACGAGCTCTATGAACTCACCAAGGGCGAGGCCATCGTCTCCACCGACGTGGGCCAGCACCAGATGTGGGCCGCGCAGTTCTACAAGAACAGCGAGTCCTTCCACTGGCTGTCCTCCGGCGGTGCCGGCACCATGGGCTTCGGCTTCCCGGCCGCCATCGGCGCGCAGCTCGCCCATCCGAAGAAGACCGTGATCTCCATCTCCGGGGACGGCGGCTTCCAGATGACCCTGTTCGAACTCGCCACCGCCCAGATCCACAAGCTCCCGATCAAGATCGTGGTGCTGAACAACCACTACCTCGGCATGGTCCGCCAGTGGCAGGAGCTGTTCTTCGACAACCGCGAGAGCGGCGTGGACCTCATCGGCAACCCGGACTTCTGCAAGCTGGCCGCCGCCTACGGCATCCCGTCCGTGCACATCAAGCGCCCGGCCGATGTCACCCGCATGCTCGAGAAGGCCCTCGCCTACAACGACGGTCCGATCCTCATCCACGCCGAGTGCGTGAAGACCGACAACGTCTTCCCGATGATCCCGGCCGGCGCCGCCCTCGAGGACATGATCACCGAGGCCCCGAAACAGAAGATGGCCAAGCCCATCGGGTCCACGTGA
- a CDS encoding autotransporter-associated beta strand repeat-containing protein, with amino-acid sequence MKPRFSRYLPAFLGSYIALSLGGHAAIQWWDTNGATTGSGNVDGTWDAATSNWTTDATGASAAGTWVAGNTAEFAAGTDFTGTRIVTVSGTQSLAGIIVDSEVVNLTLTGGTLDFGASQGSINTSAWGTTTGKTFTINSTLTGSGGLTIASNGDLSASGGGNSSVTKLGGTNTFTGDVTITSGLVAYGSNAAFGNAANKIILNGGGLLDPNLSLTLSRDIQVQSGGGTFRFYGSSNSTFSGAITGSGNLNRTDGGTLNLTGSLSGYSGTYDNQSGTTVVNGTDAAGGNWKVSGGVMRIGANGINAAGTLTLNGGTLSSNAASGAGNRTIANGTTIGGNVTLGDTTNTGVLSFTNGVDLNGGTRTLTVNSAVGISGAISNGGLTKGGASTLTLSGANTYTGATSITGGTLALDYSTSNTSKLGDAAALTLGGGTISLNGGSHLEAVGSTVVSAGANTISRPSGTSKLALGNLSRTSNSATLNVAGGSIATTTSATAVNGVLGGTWLTINGTDLATVSGGNIVSVTYTDVPFAGTITNNAANHIRFTGGTSGNVTLGATVTDVASLTQAQTGAVTVDTTSKTLRLGAQGSVLLPSGKGALTIGTSANAGVLTAGGSDNQSGVLDFNTTGASITVNSTITNNGTGVVLLTKIGGNDLLLSGTNTYSGGTILSGGITRVRGTSGFGTGSILIDTSSTIASQSGGGATSFSNTVNLASGTTLSIDSGYAGVTLAGTVAGAGGLSTTSSGTTVLSGSGVFTGATTVGSGNTLSVSSTGSILNTSAVTATGTLSNAGTVSSSSFTINSGGTVNNSGTLTSSGITVNAGGTFTNSGTATILGSGASDDASSAVSLAVKGTTGVFNQTGGTLTLGSLGANGTTNISGGTLKVLGNFYIGEQTTNPGTVNQTGGTVILSNTTADVIRLGHWGNATGGTYNLSGGTLDATNSTSAFNIGWDGKGTMTVGGGAGAATFRARAIRLDQGTANSYTDTLTISNNGTVEVGTGGISSAAATDVVILNSGTLRGAATSTWSAGVNANTSTTSTVDIVAGQTATLSGVVGGAGTINKTGPGTLVLSNAANTHSGTINANAGTTLVTGTFTNAAAALSVNTGGLVSGTGTLKGVTLAGGTLTAGATGAASSIGTLNASSLTMNSGLLRIDMGASTSDVIAVTGTATFSGGSILPVVTATPGASPYTFLTSGGLSGTATLSSLVTGGNSGYNFALGTSGNNLTLTVTGAARSLVWNGVTDGVWDLNTASRWQQTASEDSTFKTFDAVSFTDAATNKNVTLTGTLATGVITVNNSSGNNYTFGGSGTILEGSLVKQGTGTLSISTANSFTGGTTLAAGGLRVGSGTALGTGAIAVTGSSSLGTATGASATSLANDVSVAASTTLTLDSSNAALTLNGAITGSGNLATTGSGTTTLAGNNTYSGTTAVASGTTLQVGTGGVTGGLGTGAVSVASTGILDINRSDALTNSAAVTGAGTLRTSGTGTLTLNSSTTTFLPTNLTLNGGTVIITTGSFGGDRMTGSGQVTVNTGATLVLQGSDHALGGSNASMGESMTVAGGTLTVNNAQYFNNLTLTGGTVNGTADMRAANSTNWQVTGSTVSTISAAVSLGNTSNNVANFTVADVTSSSLTDLLVSGVVQGSGGGVTKAGAGTMTFTATNTYNGTTVISAGTLQVGNGGTTGTLGSGAVTNNATLAFNRADAATVANAISGTGTLVQSGVGTTILTGGNSYGTTTISAGTLQVGNGGTSGTLGIGTVTNNGFLSLNRSDAVSVSNNIVGTGTVVHAGTGTTTLLGSNTYGATVINSGVLQIGNGGTAGTLGSANVTNNATLTINRSNGYAVSNYISGSGSLVQAGAGVTTLTGINSYTGSTSVTGGTLRVNGNSSAVTGAIGVASGATFGGTGRVGGAVTVDGTLSPGASVESLVTGAVAFNNGSTFEVELDSSVATSVGSDLLVSNGDFVMSGVVNLTLTDLATLSPAAPFAEGTVFSIVNYTGTWNGGLFTYSGNELSEGEQFNALNNTWVINYQNTSGGVNFTGDYAGSQYITLTAVPEPCVALIGGLGMLLVLRRRRAA; translated from the coding sequence ATGAAACCCCGTTTCAGCCGGTATCTTCCGGCATTCCTCGGCAGCTACATCGCGCTCAGCCTCGGCGGCCATGCCGCGATCCAATGGTGGGACACCAATGGTGCCACGACCGGATCCGGCAATGTCGACGGCACGTGGGATGCGGCCACTTCCAACTGGACCACGGACGCCACCGGAGCCTCGGCGGCGGGGACGTGGGTGGCGGGCAATACCGCGGAGTTCGCGGCTGGCACGGATTTCACCGGCACCCGTATCGTGACGGTGAGCGGCACGCAATCGCTGGCGGGGATCATCGTGGACAGCGAGGTGGTCAATCTCACGCTCACGGGCGGCACCTTGGATTTCGGGGCCAGCCAGGGCTCGATCAACACCTCGGCCTGGGGCACCACCACCGGGAAGACATTCACGATTAACTCGACCCTCACCGGCAGCGGCGGTCTCACGATCGCCTCGAACGGTGACCTCAGCGCCAGCGGCGGCGGCAACAGCTCGGTCACGAAGCTCGGAGGAACCAACACCTTCACCGGGGACGTCACGATCACCTCGGGTCTGGTGGCCTATGGTTCCAACGCGGCCTTCGGCAACGCGGCCAACAAGATCATCCTCAACGGCGGCGGTCTGCTCGATCCGAACCTGAGCCTCACCCTGAGCCGGGACATCCAAGTGCAATCGGGGGGCGGAACGTTCCGCTTCTACGGGTCATCGAACTCGACGTTCTCCGGGGCGATCACCGGTAGCGGCAATCTCAACCGCACCGATGGCGGCACGCTGAACCTCACCGGCAGCCTTTCCGGCTACTCCGGCACCTATGACAACCAGTCCGGCACCACCGTGGTCAACGGCACGGATGCCGCGGGCGGCAACTGGAAGGTCAGCGGCGGTGTCATGAGAATCGGGGCCAACGGAATCAACGCCGCGGGCACCCTGACCCTCAACGGCGGCACGCTTTCCTCCAACGCGGCCTCGGGCGCCGGCAACCGCACGATCGCGAACGGCACCACCATCGGTGGCAATGTCACCCTCGGGGACACCACCAACACCGGGGTGCTGTCGTTCACCAATGGCGTCGATCTCAATGGCGGCACGCGCACGCTGACGGTCAACTCCGCGGTGGGCATCAGCGGGGCGATCTCGAACGGCGGACTGACGAAAGGCGGGGCCAGCACGCTCACCTTGTCCGGAGCCAATACCTACACGGGTGCCACTTCGATCACCGGTGGCACCCTGGCGCTGGATTATTCCACGTCCAATACCAGCAAGCTCGGCGATGCGGCGGCCCTCACGCTGGGCGGCGGCACCATCAGTCTCAATGGCGGGAGCCACCTTGAGGCCGTGGGTTCCACGGTGGTTTCGGCCGGGGCCAACACCATCAGCCGTCCCAGCGGAACGTCCAAGCTGGCGCTGGGCAATCTTTCCCGCACGTCGAACAGCGCCACGCTCAACGTCGCCGGCGGCAGCATCGCCACCACCACGTCCGCCACCGCGGTCAACGGCGTCCTGGGAGGAACCTGGCTCACGATCAACGGCACCGATCTCGCGACCGTATCGGGCGGCAACATCGTTTCGGTCACCTACACCGATGTTCCCTTCGCCGGGACGATCACCAACAACGCCGCCAACCACATCCGGTTCACCGGTGGCACTTCCGGAAACGTGACGCTTGGCGCCACCGTCACCGATGTGGCCAGTCTCACCCAGGCTCAGACCGGTGCGGTCACGGTGGACACCACCTCGAAGACCCTCCGGCTCGGCGCGCAGGGCTCCGTGTTGCTGCCCTCCGGGAAGGGCGCGTTGACGATCGGCACCTCCGCCAATGCCGGTGTGCTCACCGCGGGTGGATCGGACAATCAGTCCGGAGTTCTGGATTTCAACACCACGGGGGCCTCGATCACGGTCAACTCCACCATCACCAACAACGGCACCGGCGTGGTTTTGCTGACCAAGATCGGCGGCAACGATCTCCTGCTTTCGGGGACGAACACTTATTCCGGCGGCACCATTCTTTCCGGCGGCATCACCCGCGTCCGCGGTACCAGCGGGTTCGGCACTGGCTCGATCCTGATCGACACCAGCTCGACGATCGCATCCCAGAGCGGCGGCGGAGCCACGTCGTTCTCGAATACGGTCAACCTCGCCAGCGGCACCACCCTGAGCATCGACAGCGGCTACGCGGGTGTCACCCTGGCCGGCACGGTGGCCGGGGCCGGCGGGCTTTCCACCACGTCCTCAGGCACCACGGTCCTCAGCGGCAGCGGGGTGTTCACCGGTGCGACCACCGTGGGCAGCGGCAATACCCTCTCGGTGTCCTCCACCGGCTCGATCCTCAATACCTCCGCGGTGACGGCCACCGGCACGCTGTCGAACGCCGGCACGGTCTCGTCCTCGTCGTTCACCATCAACTCGGGCGGCACCGTCAACAACTCCGGGACCCTCACCAGCTCCGGGATCACGGTGAACGCGGGTGGCACGTTCACGAATTCCGGCACCGCCACCATCCTCGGCAGCGGGGCCAGCGACGATGCCTCGTCCGCGGTGTCCCTGGCGGTGAAGGGCACCACCGGGGTCTTCAACCAGACCGGCGGCACGCTGACCCTCGGCTCGCTGGGAGCCAACGGCACGACCAACATCTCGGGCGGCACCCTCAAGGTGCTTGGCAATTTCTACATCGGCGAGCAGACCACCAATCCCGGCACGGTGAACCAGACGGGCGGCACCGTCATTCTCAGCAACACCACTGCCGATGTGATCCGCCTCGGCCACTGGGGCAATGCCACCGGCGGCACCTACAACCTGAGCGGTGGCACGCTTGACGCGACGAACTCGACCTCGGCCTTCAACATCGGTTGGGACGGCAAGGGGACGATGACCGTGGGCGGCGGCGCGGGAGCTGCCACCTTCCGGGCGCGGGCGATCCGCCTCGACCAAGGCACGGCGAACAGCTACACCGACACGCTGACCATTTCGAACAATGGCACCGTCGAGGTGGGAACCGGCGGGATTTCCAGCGCGGCGGCCACCGACGTGGTGATCCTCAACAGCGGCACCCTCCGCGGTGCCGCGACCTCCACCTGGTCCGCGGGAGTGAATGCCAATACCTCCACCACCTCCACGGTGGACATCGTGGCCGGGCAGACGGCGACGCTCAGCGGTGTGGTCGGCGGGGCCGGGACGATCAACAAGACCGGCCCGGGCACCTTGGTGCTGAGCAATGCCGCGAACACCCATTCCGGCACGATCAACGCCAACGCCGGCACCACACTGGTGACCGGAACATTCACCAATGCCGCGGCCGCGCTCTCCGTGAACACGGGCGGCCTTGTTTCCGGCACGGGGACGCTGAAGGGCGTCACGCTGGCCGGTGGCACGCTCACCGCCGGGGCGACCGGCGCGGCGAGCTCGATCGGGACGCTCAATGCCAGCAGCCTCACGATGAACAGCGGCCTGCTGCGCATCGACATGGGAGCGTCCACCAGCGACGTCATCGCCGTCACCGGCACCGCGACTTTCAGCGGTGGCTCGATCCTGCCGGTGGTGACCGCCACTCCCGGGGCGAGTCCTTATACTTTTCTCACCTCCGGCGGCCTCAGCGGAACGGCGACGCTCAGTTCCCTGGTGACCGGCGGGAACTCCGGCTACAATTTCGCGCTCGGGACTTCCGGCAACAACCTGACGCTCACCGTGACCGGTGCGGCCCGCAGTCTGGTGTGGAACGGGGTGACCGATGGCGTGTGGGACCTGAACACCGCTTCACGCTGGCAGCAGACCGCATCCGAGGATTCGACCTTCAAGACCTTCGACGCGGTGTCGTTCACCGACGCGGCGACGAACAAGAACGTGACGCTCACCGGAACCCTGGCCACCGGGGTGATCACGGTGAACAACTCCAGCGGAAACAACTACACCTTCGGCGGCAGCGGCACGATCCTGGAAGGCTCGCTGGTGAAGCAGGGCACGGGCACGCTGAGCATTTCCACGGCGAACTCGTTCACCGGCGGCACCACGCTCGCGGCCGGCGGACTGCGGGTCGGCAGTGGCACGGCGCTGGGCACGGGGGCGATCGCCGTCACCGGTTCGTCGAGTCTTGGCACCGCCACCGGCGCATCGGCCACGTCCCTGGCCAATGATGTTTCGGTCGCGGCTTCCACCACGCTGACCCTTGATAGCAGCAACGCGGCGCTCACGTTGAATGGTGCGATCACGGGCTCCGGCAACCTCGCCACGACGGGTTCCGGCACGACCACGCTCGCGGGCAACAACACCTACAGCGGCACCACCGCGGTGGCCTCCGGCACCACTCTTCAGGTTGGCACCGGCGGTGTGACCGGTGGCCTCGGCACCGGTGCCGTCAGCGTGGCTTCCACCGGCATCCTGGACATCAATCGATCCGATGCGCTCACCAACTCCGCCGCGGTGACCGGCGCAGGCACCCTGCGGACGAGCGGCACCGGCACGCTGACGCTGAACTCGTCCACCACCACCTTCCTGCCAACCAATCTCACGCTGAACGGGGGGACGGTCATCATCACCACCGGCTCCTTCGGCGGCGACCGCATGACCGGTTCCGGCCAGGTGACGGTGAACACCGGCGCGACCCTGGTGCTCCAGGGATCGGACCATGCGCTCGGCGGCAGCAATGCCTCGATGGGGGAAAGTATGACTGTCGCCGGCGGCACACTCACGGTCAACAATGCCCAGTACTTCAACAATCTCACGCTCACCGGCGGCACCGTCAACGGCACGGCCGACATGCGGGCCGCGAACTCCACCAACTGGCAGGTGACCGGCTCGACGGTCTCCACCATCTCCGCCGCGGTGTCGCTGGGGAACACCTCGAACAACGTCGCGAACTTCACGGTGGCGGACGTCACCTCATCCTCGTTGACGGATCTCCTGGTGTCCGGGGTGGTGCAAGGAAGCGGTGGCGGTGTCACCAAGGCGGGCGCGGGCACGATGACCTTCACCGCCACGAATACCTACAACGGCACCACGGTCATCAGTGCCGGGACGTTGCAGGTCGGCAATGGCGGCACGACGGGCACGCTTGGTTCCGGGGCGGTGACCAACAATGCCACGCTCGCCTTCAATCGGGCCGACGCCGCCACGGTGGCGAACGCGATTTCCGGCACCGGCACTCTGGTCCAGTCCGGTGTCGGCACGACGATCCTCACCGGTGGCAATTCCTACGGCACGACCACCATCTCGGCCGGCACGCTTCAGGTGGGCAACGGGGGAACGAGCGGCACGCTGGGCATTGGAACGGTGACGAACAACGGATTCCTTTCCTTGAACCGCAGCGATGCGGTGAGCGTCTCGAACAACATCGTCGGCACCGGCACGGTGGTGCACGCCGGCACGGGGACCACCACGCTCCTCGGATCGAACACCTACGGCGCCACCGTCATCAATTCCGGTGTCCTCCAGATCGGCAATGGCGGCACCGCGGGCACGCTGGGCTCCGCCAACGTGACCAACAATGCCACGCTTACCATCAACCGATCGAATGGTTACGCGGTCTCCAACTACATCTCCGGCTCCGGCTCGCTGGTGCAGGCGGGAGCAGGCGTCACCACCCTGACGGGCATCAATTCCTACACGGGTAGTACCTCTGTCACCGGCGGCACGCTGCGGGTCAATGGCAACAGCTCCGCGGTGACGGGCGCGATCGGCGTGGCCTCCGGTGCGACATTCGGCGGCACCGGCCGGGTCGGCGGAGCGGTGACGGTGGACGGTACCTTGTCGCCTGGAGCATCGGTGGAGTCCCTCGTGACAGGAGCCGTGGCTTTCAACAACGGATCGACGTTCGAGGTGGAGCTGGATTCCTCGGTGGCGACCTCGGTGGGTTCCGATCTGCTGGTGTCCAATGGTGATTTTGTCATGAGCGGAGTGGTGAACCTGACGCTCACCGATCTCGCCACGTTGTCTCCGGCGGCTCCGTTCGCGGAGGGCACCGTGTTTTCCATCGTGAACTACACCGGCACCTGGAACGGCGGGCTGTTCACCTACTCCGGCAACGAGCTGTCGGAAGGTGAGCAGTTCAACGCGCTGAACAACACCTGGGTGATCAACTACCAGAACACCTCCGGTGGAGTGAACTTCACCGGCGACTACGCCGGAAGCCAGTATATCACGCTCACCGCGGTGCCGGAGCCATGCGTTGCCTTGATCGGTGGTTTGGGAATGCTGTTGGTCCTGCGGCGCCGCCGGGCCGCGTGA
- a CDS encoding substrate-binding domain-containing protein, which yields MGYYDVSVHAGIAAWARAHDWELDTSLLSRRHLPDCGIWQAVVATVDRLEVAEWLLALERPVVRMLEAVSPALESQVRHLPKVECDHPSAGNAGAHHLLTLGDVHYGFYCHTAAADARAIQQGFLDTMRAAGKNPFLLDFRADHPEIPIGQASPRDLWLSWLEQRLASIPLPAAIMAEDDRFALALAQTARRLGLAMPTDLAILGVDDNRLLLGASPIGISSVDSDLWSVGYQAADLAARLSQGESPPATPIRIPARQVVSRQSTATFHGHHPKADEAMRYIRTHFRSPLTAESVAGHVGLTTRGLHKILAKEACPSLHQEILRLRLEAAEQLLAESTLKLEAIAAETGFGNSKNLCRVFLKHRGITPRQCRRDA from the coding sequence ATGGGATACTACGATGTCTCCGTGCATGCGGGCATCGCGGCGTGGGCGCGCGCGCACGATTGGGAGCTGGATACCTCGCTCCTTTCACGGAGGCATCTGCCGGACTGCGGCATCTGGCAGGCGGTGGTCGCCACCGTGGATCGCCTGGAAGTGGCGGAGTGGCTGCTGGCCCTCGAACGTCCCGTGGTCCGGATGCTGGAAGCTGTATCCCCCGCACTCGAAAGCCAGGTCCGCCACCTGCCGAAAGTCGAATGCGACCATCCATCCGCCGGAAACGCCGGAGCCCACCACCTCCTCACTCTCGGAGATGTGCACTACGGATTCTACTGCCACACCGCTGCCGCGGATGCCCGCGCCATCCAGCAAGGCTTCTTGGATACAATGCGGGCTGCGGGGAAAAATCCGTTCCTCCTCGATTTCCGGGCCGATCACCCGGAGATCCCCATCGGCCAGGCCAGTCCCCGCGATCTCTGGCTGTCCTGGCTGGAACAGCGGCTCGCCTCGATCCCCCTCCCGGCCGCGATCATGGCGGAAGACGATCGTTTCGCCCTCGCCTTGGCCCAGACCGCCCGTCGACTGGGCTTGGCTATGCCCACCGACCTCGCCATCCTGGGAGTCGATGACAACCGCCTCCTCCTCGGAGCGTCCCCCATCGGTATTTCCTCGGTGGACAGCGACCTGTGGAGCGTGGGTTATCAGGCCGCCGATCTCGCCGCCCGGCTCAGCCAAGGTGAAAGCCCTCCGGCAACCCCGATCCGCATCCCCGCCCGGCAGGTCGTCAGCCGCCAATCCACCGCCACCTTCCACGGCCACCACCCGAAGGCGGATGAGGCCATGCGTTACATCCGGACCCACTTCCGCAGCCCCTTGACCGCGGAATCGGTCGCCGGCCATGTCGGCCTGACCACCCGTGGCCTCCACAAGATCCTCGCAAAGGAAGCCTGCCCCTCGCTGCATCAGGAAATCCTGCGGCTGAGGCTCGAGGCCGCGGAGCAATTGCTCGCGGAATCCACCCTCAAGCTGGAAGCGATCGCCGCGGAGACCGGCTTCGGCAATTCGAAGAACCTCTGCCGGGTATTCCTCAAACACCGCGGCATCACTCCCCGCCAGTGCCGGCGGGACGCATAG
- a CDS encoding TIGR03118 family protein yields MRHPLARPFAPVLLLALAAATGCSRKETTAAGPGQPGNQFEDTILVANRAEYHPTAFVDERVINPWGIALRPPGKGGHIWLSNAGNASTTLYIGDANGQPLRQDGLKVVTIDGPLISYEDGLSNVTGQVYNAASDVPGQPIEFPVKGPTSDLTSGKAVPLGERSGATKFVFVTTDGTINAWRAGTAESMDTAVIIKDFSDKGKDQVSRPYLPAFTGVAMTTDSFTKGPNGEAIADNRLYVTDFNNARIQVFNNRWEEITDKVPFERPPGLPEEYSPYNIQWLGDKLCVTYAVINRAADEPGEDLPGEGSGRVAFFDRNGRLLKAMDDQGKLNSPWGVTLAPDGFGKFGGDLLVANFGDGTIAAYNTTTGAFHDYLRDRDGKPLALDGIWGLTFGNGVSLGDAKSLYYTAGPNQEQDGVFGRVTVVP; encoded by the coding sequence ATGAGACATCCACTTGCCCGCCCTTTCGCTCCGGTTCTCCTGCTCGCCCTCGCCGCGGCCACGGGCTGCTCGCGAAAAGAAACCACCGCCGCGGGCCCGGGCCAGCCCGGCAACCAATTCGAGGACACCATCCTGGTGGCGAACCGCGCCGAGTATCACCCCACCGCCTTCGTCGACGAGCGGGTGATCAATCCCTGGGGCATCGCGCTCCGCCCGCCGGGCAAGGGCGGACACATCTGGCTCAGCAACGCCGGCAACGCCTCGACCACCCTTTACATCGGCGATGCCAACGGCCAACCGCTCCGTCAAGACGGACTGAAGGTCGTGACCATCGACGGCCCCCTCATTTCCTACGAGGACGGCCTCAGCAACGTCACCGGCCAGGTCTACAACGCCGCCAGCGATGTCCCGGGCCAGCCCATCGAATTCCCGGTCAAGGGACCGACGAGCGATCTAACGAGCGGCAAGGCCGTGCCCCTGGGCGAACGCTCGGGAGCCACGAAGTTCGTGTTCGTGACGACCGACGGCACCATCAACGCCTGGCGCGCCGGCACCGCCGAAAGCATGGACACCGCGGTGATCATCAAGGATTTCTCGGACAAGGGGAAGGACCAGGTTTCGAGACCCTACCTCCCCGCCTTCACCGGCGTGGCCATGACCACCGACTCCTTCACCAAGGGGCCGAATGGAGAGGCCATCGCGGACAACCGTCTTTACGTCACGGATTTCAACAACGCCCGCATCCAGGTCTTCAACAACCGCTGGGAGGAAATCACGGACAAGGTTCCCTTCGAACGTCCGCCCGGCCTGCCCGAGGAATACAGCCCTTATAATATCCAGTGGCTCGGCGACAAACTCTGCGTGACCTACGCCGTGATCAACCGCGCCGCCGACGAACCCGGAGAAGATCTCCCCGGCGAAGGTTCCGGCCGCGTCGCCTTCTTCGATCGAAACGGACGCCTGCTCAAGGCGATGGACGACCAGGGCAAACTGAACTCGCCCTGGGGCGTCACCCTCGCCCCCGATGGCTTCGGCAAATTCGGCGGCGACCTGCTGGTCGCGAACTTCGGCGATGGCACCATCGCCGCGTACAACACCACCACCGGTGCCTTCCATGACTACCTCCGCGACCGCGACGGCAAGCCGCTCGCGCTCGATGGCATCTGGGGTCTCACCTTCGGCAACGGCGTGAGCCTGGGAGACGCCAAGTCGCTCTATTACACCGCCGGCCCCAATCAGGAGCAGGATGGCGTGTTCGGTCGCGTGACGGTGGTGCCATGA